In Hwangdonia lutea, a single window of DNA contains:
- a CDS encoding universal stress protein, with product MRKILIPTDFSENAIKAIQYAVELLKYEITEFYLMHAYQDDIYADEDLLAQESLDKVSAIISENSKEKLKSTLKLIRSVSPNPRHSYHIISSNNLLVDEANKIVDEQNIDMIVMGTRGKTNDRKLTFGSHTLQVLKYVQCPVLAIPENYKYTQPKHILFPTDYMIPYKRRELKLLCEIAIPFRAVIDMLYISTSHKLSLRQKDNKAFIERELCKNNINFKIENSKHIINAIYKNIIENNTDILVMVNTRYSFLESMLYQSTIDELSLNLDIPFLALQNMRRS from the coding sequence CGTAGAATTATTAAAATATGAAATTACCGAGTTTTATTTGATGCACGCCTATCAAGACGATATTTATGCCGATGAAGATTTGTTGGCTCAAGAATCTTTAGATAAGGTTTCAGCAATTATTAGTGAAAACTCTAAAGAAAAATTAAAAAGCACCCTAAAATTAATCCGCAGTGTGTCTCCAAACCCAAGGCACTCATACCATATTATATCATCAAATAACTTGTTGGTAGACGAGGCCAATAAAATTGTAGATGAGCAAAATATTGATATGATTGTTATGGGAACCCGAGGGAAGACAAACGATAGAAAACTGACTTTTGGCAGTCATACTTTACAGGTTTTAAAATATGTGCAATGTCCGGTTTTGGCCATTCCAGAAAATTATAAATACACTCAACCAAAGCATATTCTTTTTCCAACAGATTACATGATACCGTATAAAAGAAGAGAGCTGAAGTTACTTTGCGAAATAGCGATTCCTTTTAGGGCTGTAATAGATATGCTTTACATATCTACAAGCCATAAATTATCATTAAGGCAAAAAGACAATAAGGCATTTATTGAAAGAGAATTGTGTAAAAACAACATCAATTTTAAAATAGAAAACAGCAAGCATATTATCAATGCCATTTACAAAAACATTATAGAAAACAACACCGATATATTGGTTATGGTAAACACAAGATATTCTTTTTTAGAGAGTATGTTGTATCAATCTACCATAGACGAGTTGAGCTTAAATCTTGATATCCCGTTTTTAGCATTACAAAATATGAGGCGCAGTTAA